A DNA window from Shewanella baltica contains the following coding sequences:
- a CDS encoding NADP(H)-dependent aldo-keto reductase — translation MEYRRIPHSNLEVSKICLGTMTWGEQNTQAEAFAQLDYAIGNGINFIDTAEMYPVPPKPETQGETERILGQYIKAHGNRDDLVIATKIAAPGGKSDYIRKNMALDWNNIHQAVDASLERLQIDTIDLYQIHWPDRNTNFFGELFYDQQDQEHQTPILETLEALAEVIRQGKVRYIGVSNETPWGLMKYLQLAEKHGLPRIVSVQNPYNLLNRSFEVGMSEISHRENLPLLAYSPLAFGALTGKYCNDQWPEGARLTLFKRFARYTGSQMALEATQAYVDLAHEFKLTPAQMALAFVNSRQFVGSNIIGATDLYQLKENIDSLKVTLSPELLVRLNELSDKFRLPCP, via the coding sequence ATGGAATACAGACGCATACCGCATTCTAATCTCGAGGTCAGCAAAATCTGTTTGGGCACTATGACTTGGGGCGAACAAAATACCCAAGCCGAAGCATTTGCACAGCTGGACTACGCCATAGGAAATGGCATCAACTTTATCGATACGGCGGAAATGTATCCCGTCCCACCTAAGCCCGAAACCCAAGGGGAAACCGAGCGTATTCTGGGTCAATATATCAAGGCACACGGCAACCGTGACGACTTAGTGATTGCCACTAAAATTGCCGCACCGGGTGGTAAGAGTGATTATATTCGCAAGAATATGGCGCTGGACTGGAACAATATCCACCAAGCGGTCGATGCGTCACTCGAGCGCCTGCAAATCGACACTATCGATCTTTATCAAATCCATTGGCCCGACCGAAATACCAACTTCTTTGGTGAACTGTTTTACGATCAACAGGATCAAGAACATCAAACCCCGATCCTCGAAACCCTAGAAGCCCTCGCCGAAGTGATCCGCCAAGGTAAAGTGCGCTATATCGGTGTGTCGAACGAAACACCTTGGGGCTTGATGAAGTACCTGCAACTGGCCGAAAAACACGGCTTACCGCGTATTGTGAGTGTGCAAAACCCTTATAACTTGCTCAATCGCAGCTTCGAAGTCGGCATGAGCGAAATCAGCCACCGTGAAAACCTGCCGCTGCTCGCCTACTCACCCTTGGCCTTTGGCGCCTTAACCGGTAAATACTGCAACGACCAATGGCCTGAAGGTGCACGCCTGACCTTGTTTAAGCGTTTCGCCCGTTACACAGGTTCGCAAATGGCACTGGAGGCCACGCAAGCCTACGTCGATTTAGCCCACGAGTTCAAACTCACGCCAGCGCAAATGGCGTTAGCCTTTGTTAACTCACGTCAGTTTGTCGGCTCCAATATCATAGGCGCCACCGACTTGTATCAACTGAAAGAAAACATCGACAGCCTGAAAGTCACCTTATCGCCTGAGCTATTAGTGCGATTAAACGAACTGTCCGATAAATTCAGATTACCTTGCCCTTAG
- a CDS encoding TonB-dependent receptor — MKLALSSIALAVAGVCSPVMAAQLQGQVTDLQGAPIAGALVSIDGGTSTSTNPQGQYQLTVADNSHIHLHISDAEFKHVDRDLQITTGAMTQDISLTKTAMENIVVTASPLARSALESTTPISVLTEDQLKLNIEPTLGDTLEKLPGVQASHFGAGASRPIIRGMGGPRVQVLENGLSVGDASTVSADHAVTAEAASAQQIEILRGPGTLLYGNGAIGGVVNVVDKRYHESPVDELSGQFGTRYDTASNGRTFNGDIDGGNGQFNWHVDGTHRITDDVDIPGNAIANLPETHGKLANSNQKLDDYAAGVGYTGDTGFVSVSGARTESNYGIPGRGEADAPDITIDLKKTAWQLHSGLLDPFAGFSKLRFDAGYTDYQHAEEEDGVAGTTFFNKQSEARLSLNNRPWGEWQGTMGLHAVHRDFAVEGEEALTPDSKTDTLAAFIVQERKVGDFRFELGGRLEHYRLAPDSMTLDTLNGEQTYQAEDLVDNDLTVSAGMVWDFDPAYNLGLSLTRAQRSATAEELYSYGPHDATQSFELGSQFSVENGQIITNSGNNDKEVANNIDLTLRKLEGAWTGSLSMAYNRVNNFYYEKNTGLIASDIVNGDAEGDLPVYQYTQGDAELYSLEAQASIPFNDTWSLDMFSDYTRGKLIDGGNLPLISPMRIGSTLNFDQQQWHAEVGAIGYAKQTDTAENETETAGYALVNAAVTYRLYTSAGDMLFYVKGTNLLDQDARPHTSLLKDYAPLMGRNFMLGVTYNF, encoded by the coding sequence ATGAAACTTGCACTATCTTCAATAGCGCTAGCAGTGGCTGGCGTGTGTTCACCGGTTATGGCCGCTCAATTACAAGGTCAAGTGACCGATCTGCAAGGCGCACCTATCGCTGGCGCCCTTGTCAGTATCGACGGTGGGACAAGCACAAGCACCAATCCTCAGGGCCAGTATCAGTTAACTGTGGCCGACAATAGTCATATCCATCTCCACATTAGCGATGCCGAGTTTAAGCATGTTGACAGGGATTTGCAGATAACCACTGGCGCGATGACGCAGGATATTTCACTGACGAAAACGGCGATGGAAAACATTGTCGTGACCGCATCGCCGCTCGCCCGCTCTGCGCTCGAAAGCACTACGCCAATTAGTGTACTGACCGAAGATCAACTCAAGCTCAATATCGAGCCGACGCTGGGTGACACCTTAGAAAAACTGCCCGGCGTACAGGCTTCTCATTTTGGTGCGGGGGCGAGTCGCCCCATCATTCGCGGCATGGGTGGTCCTCGAGTGCAAGTGCTTGAAAATGGTCTGTCTGTTGGTGACGCATCAACGGTATCGGCCGATCACGCGGTAACAGCGGAAGCCGCCTCGGCGCAGCAAATTGAGATCCTGCGCGGCCCAGGTACATTGCTTTACGGGAACGGCGCCATTGGCGGCGTGGTCAATGTGGTGGATAAACGCTACCACGAGAGCCCAGTCGATGAGCTGTCGGGGCAATTTGGCACTCGCTACGACACGGCCAGCAATGGCCGCACCTTTAACGGTGATATCGATGGCGGCAATGGTCAGTTCAATTGGCATGTAGATGGCACCCACCGCATTACCGACGATGTTGATATTCCGGGAAATGCCATTGCCAATCTGCCCGAAACCCATGGAAAACTGGCGAACAGTAACCAAAAACTCGACGACTATGCCGCGGGGGTTGGCTATACCGGTGACACGGGATTTGTCAGCGTATCCGGCGCGCGCACTGAATCGAATTACGGTATTCCCGGCCGCGGCGAAGCCGATGCACCCGATATCACCATAGATTTAAAGAAAACCGCATGGCAGCTGCACAGTGGTTTGTTAGATCCATTTGCGGGCTTCAGTAAACTGCGTTTTGATGCGGGCTATACCGATTATCAACATGCTGAGGAAGAAGATGGGGTTGCCGGCACGACTTTCTTTAACAAGCAAAGTGAAGCGCGCTTAAGCCTTAACAATCGTCCTTGGGGTGAGTGGCAAGGCACTATGGGGCTGCATGCTGTACACCGTGACTTTGCCGTTGAAGGTGAAGAAGCGCTGACACCAGACAGCAAAACCGATACCTTAGCCGCCTTTATCGTGCAAGAGCGTAAGGTCGGAGATTTTCGCTTCGAACTCGGCGGCCGCTTAGAGCATTACCGCTTAGCGCCAGACAGCATGACGTTAGACACACTAAATGGCGAACAAACCTACCAAGCCGAAGACTTAGTCGATAATGATCTCACCGTATCGGCGGGCATGGTATGGGACTTCGATCCTGCCTATAACTTAGGACTGTCGCTCACCCGCGCCCAACGTTCGGCCACCGCCGAAGAGCTTTACAGCTACGGTCCCCACGATGCCACCCAAAGCTTTGAACTTGGTTCGCAGTTCAGCGTTGAAAATGGTCAAATCATCACTAACAGTGGCAATAACGATAAAGAGGTCGCCAACAATATCGACTTAACCCTGCGCAAATTAGAGGGTGCGTGGACAGGCTCATTGAGCATGGCCTACAACCGAGTCAATAATTTCTATTACGAGAAAAATACGGGCTTAATCGCCTCTGATATAGTCAACGGCGATGCTGAAGGTGATTTACCGGTTTACCAATACACCCAAGGCGATGCAGAGCTTTATTCCCTCGAGGCCCAAGCCAGCATTCCGTTCAACGATACTTGGTCATTGGATATGTTCAGCGATTACACCCGCGGCAAGTTGATCGATGGTGGTAACTTGCCACTTATTTCGCCCATGCGTATCGGTTCGACCTTAAACTTTGACCAACAACAATGGCACGCTGAAGTCGGCGCGATTGGCTATGCCAAACAAACGGATACGGCCGAAAATGAAACCGAAACAGCAGGATATGCGCTAGTGAATGCCGCCGTCACCTACCGTTTATATACTTCTGCGGGTGACATGCTGTTCTATGTCAAAGGCACGAATCTACTCGACCAAGACGCGCGGCCACACACTTCGTTACTCAAAGATTACGCCCCACTGATGGGACGCAACTTTATGTTAGGTGTCACCTATAACTTCTAA
- a CDS encoding MipA/OmpV family protein, protein MRILWLFVLTLSMLSGTAAASDIASSVNGGTNRLADGGDFELGISVYGINQIDVRQTGSGTAQLSLLISGMYQYKGMFVEMIHQSQDGVNLGVNLWSSEDWSFDLLLANLQGSWSRPDVDPSTLDEAGRNAYLLSEDSLYIGAGFRATRYWGDNYVFQYRLVSDYYDDQGIQSSARLGKSWQVRNWNFHVLGSVGYSSATLNRYLFGVSKEEATELFPEYHPSSSFSYGMELGVAYPLSENFVFRAMYRFNVLSQEVTDSPFNQAGYASFFNASISYVF, encoded by the coding sequence ATGCGTATTCTTTGGCTTTTTGTGTTAACGCTCAGCATGCTTTCCGGTACCGCTGCCGCATCGGATATTGCCAGCAGTGTCAACGGAGGCACCAATCGTCTAGCCGATGGCGGTGATTTTGAACTGGGTATAAGTGTTTACGGGATCAATCAAATTGATGTTCGGCAAACCGGTTCTGGCACTGCGCAACTGTCGTTGTTGATTAGTGGCATGTATCAGTACAAAGGCATGTTTGTTGAGATGATCCACCAATCTCAGGATGGGGTTAATCTTGGGGTTAATCTTTGGAGTTCAGAGGATTGGTCCTTTGATCTGTTATTGGCGAACTTACAAGGTTCATGGTCTCGTCCAGATGTGGATCCCAGCACACTCGATGAAGCTGGCCGCAATGCTTATCTACTATCGGAAGATTCGCTCTATATTGGCGCAGGTTTTCGTGCGACGCGTTACTGGGGCGATAACTACGTTTTTCAGTACAGATTAGTATCTGATTATTATGATGATCAGGGTATTCAGAGTTCCGCCAGATTGGGTAAGTCTTGGCAGGTACGTAATTGGAATTTTCACGTTTTGGGAAGCGTAGGCTACTCATCAGCCACCTTGAATCGTTATCTTTTTGGTGTCAGCAAAGAAGAAGCAACTGAACTCTTTCCCGAATATCACCCGAGCAGTTCTTTTAGCTACGGCATGGAGCTCGGTGTTGCCTATCCGCTGAGTGAAAATTTTGTCTTCCGGGCCATGTATCGCTTCAATGTATTATCCCAAGAAGTGACGGACAGTCCCTTTAATCAAGCTGGCTATGCATCGTTTTTTAATGCCTCTATCAGCTATGTGTTTTAG
- a CDS encoding NADH:ubiquinone reductase (Na(+)-transporting) subunit B, protein MTKQVKKPDLQQAADLQEEYYATGKSMKGFLRSLVIASGHSTKGKVHVRDAIDVKRTMTLVGLCLLPAILFGLYNIGLQAQLALAGGLSTPDIWKLEIFNTLFGGLSQDTGILGLFLYGLSFYLPIYLTALLTSLFWEVVFARVRGQELHEGFFVTALLFTLILPVSTPLWLVAMGISFGVVVAKELFGGMGYNFLNPALAGLAFIYFAYPSEVSTIKQLVAVDGFSGATALAQTAAGKLSFTDYAWFSAFSDPNWWNNFFGFTVGAIGETSTLAILIGGSLLLISRLADWRIVLGVLLGMIATATICNYIGSSSNDMMAMPWTWHLVTGGFALAMMFMATDPVTTSYTRQGKFAYGALIGFMTVLIRVANPKMPEGVMLAILFANLWAPLFDYLVARANIKRRLKRHGL, encoded by the coding sequence ATGACTAAGCAAGTTAAAAAGCCTGATTTACAGCAAGCCGCAGATTTACAGGAAGAATACTACGCAACGGGTAAGTCGATGAAGGGCTTTTTGCGTTCACTCGTCATTGCCAGTGGCCACAGCACTAAGGGTAAAGTACATGTGCGTGACGCGATTGACGTGAAACGTACCATGACGCTAGTCGGTTTGTGTTTACTGCCCGCCATTTTATTCGGTCTATATAACATTGGCCTACAGGCACAGCTTGCGCTCGCGGGCGGCTTATCGACCCCAGATATTTGGAAGTTAGAAATCTTTAATACCCTGTTTGGCGGCCTTAGCCAAGACACTGGGATATTAGGTCTATTCCTCTATGGTCTTAGTTTTTATCTGCCGATTTACCTGACGGCGCTGCTGACCAGTTTGTTTTGGGAAGTGGTGTTTGCGCGGGTTCGCGGCCAAGAGTTGCACGAAGGCTTCTTCGTTACAGCCCTGCTATTTACCTTAATTTTGCCAGTATCGACACCGCTATGGCTGGTGGCCATGGGGATTTCCTTTGGTGTGGTTGTGGCTAAAGAGCTGTTTGGCGGCATGGGATATAACTTCCTTAACCCTGCGCTGGCGGGCTTGGCTTTTATCTACTTCGCCTATCCCTCTGAAGTTTCAACCATTAAACAGCTGGTTGCCGTTGATGGTTTCTCTGGTGCAACGGCGCTGGCACAAACCGCAGCGGGCAAGCTGAGCTTTACCGATTACGCTTGGTTTAGCGCCTTTAGCGATCCTAACTGGTGGAACAACTTTTTTGGCTTTACCGTGGGCGCGATTGGTGAAACTAGCACCTTAGCCATTTTGATCGGCGGTTCACTATTGCTGATCAGCCGCTTAGCCGACTGGCGCATTGTGCTTGGTGTGCTGCTGGGCATGATTGCGACTGCAACCATCTGTAATTACATCGGTTCTAGCAGCAATGACATGATGGCAATGCCGTGGACTTGGCATCTGGTCACTGGCGGTTTTGCGCTGGCGATGATGTTTATGGCCACCGATCCTGTGACCACTTCCTACACTCGCCAAGGCAAATTTGCCTACGGTGCCTTGATTGGTTTTATGACAGTGCTTATCCGTGTCGCTAACCCAAAAATGCCTGAGGGCGTGATGTTAGCCATTCTGTTCGCCAACCTTTGGGCGCCGCTGTTCGATTATCTGGTGGCCCGCGCCAACATCAAACGGAGATTAAAACGTCATGGTCTTTAA
- a CDS encoding response regulator transcription factor produces the protein MSVEKHILVVEDDISLAEWISDYLLDHGYEVTVASQGDFALEMIAEEIPDLVLLDVMLPVKNGFDVCKEARAFYAGPILFMTACVEDGDEIRGLDVGADDYLTKPIRPQVLLARIKALLRRVGDEEQKQQLVFDSLVLNATAKSVTIDKQPLDLNANEFDVLWLLALKAGTIVSRNELVAQLRGIEYDGLDRSVDIRISRLRKKLQEALSQPYKVKTIRGKGYLFCRDEGEQAL, from the coding sequence ATGTCAGTTGAAAAGCACATCTTAGTGGTCGAAGACGATATCTCGCTGGCAGAGTGGATCAGTGATTATTTACTGGATCACGGTTACGAAGTCACGGTTGCCAGCCAAGGCGATTTTGCCTTAGAGATGATAGCCGAAGAGATACCTGACTTAGTGTTACTCGACGTGATGTTACCCGTTAAGAATGGTTTCGATGTCTGTAAGGAAGCGAGGGCATTTTATGCTGGACCCATTCTCTTTATGACGGCTTGTGTTGAGGATGGGGATGAGATCCGCGGATTAGATGTCGGGGCAGATGATTACCTGACTAAGCCGATCCGGCCACAGGTGTTGTTAGCGCGGATAAAAGCCCTGTTACGCCGTGTGGGTGATGAGGAGCAAAAACAACAGTTAGTGTTTGATTCGCTGGTACTCAATGCGACGGCAAAATCGGTCACTATCGATAAACAGCCGCTGGATTTGAATGCCAATGAGTTCGATGTGTTGTGGCTGCTGGCATTGAAGGCGGGCACGATAGTGAGTCGTAATGAACTGGTGGCTCAGCTGCGAGGCATTGAATACGATGGCCTAGATCGTTCAGTTGATATTCGCATATCGCGTTTACGCAAGAAATTGCAGGAAGCCTTGAGTCAGCCCTATAAAGTGAAAACCATTCGTGGCAAGGGATACCTTTTTTGCCGCGATGAGGGTGAGCAAGCTTTATGA
- a CDS encoding CC0125/CC1285 family lipoprotein, giving the protein MTSIKKTFLCAGLALMLSACATSYDTEKQFWSFGKGFETAQIAPDSWQISFVGNTNTDRALARKYVMRKSAELCKQAGYSYFTFTREQTDRDAVGQFGVGKNSSNDILWGSSTMNQETSVMVEVTGLHSKPENTNSRIYDTDYILNNVDVKG; this is encoded by the coding sequence ATGACATCGATCAAAAAAACGTTTTTATGTGCTGGATTAGCCCTGATGCTTTCAGCTTGCGCCACTTCATACGATACCGAAAAACAATTTTGGTCTTTCGGTAAAGGCTTTGAAACCGCACAGATTGCACCCGATAGCTGGCAGATTAGCTTTGTTGGCAATACCAACACTGACCGCGCATTGGCCCGAAAGTACGTCATGCGTAAATCGGCTGAGTTATGCAAACAGGCTGGTTATAGCTACTTCACTTTCACTCGCGAACAAACCGATCGTGACGCAGTGGGCCAATTTGGGGTAGGAAAGAACAGCAGTAACGATATTTTGTGGGGGAGTTCGACGATGAATCAAGAAACTTCTGTCATGGTCGAAGTCACAGGTTTACATAGCAAACCAGAAAATACGAACTCACGTATCTACGACACGGATTACATACTTAACAATGTCGATGTGAAAGGTTAA
- a CDS encoding ATP-binding protein: MKKLMTSLVLVVLVAIASLGWSISEFATLLDSEKETPSPATNLAALKLLGGTLAQTLDNDSVNNQGFIASWNQLNSEQLSLASEADFVLPSALKTAFYAGESLLLESDDGISLHYLLPKTGKVLNINTDIVTPTDVSFDLNKLYTMLFYGGVVLILLVWVSPLIRQLVNLSKATQAFGMGELQQRIPVRKTSYIGAIESEFNRMADRIQQLIDDNKLLSRAVSHDLKTPIARLRFGIEALEETQSEQLRVKYFQRLNRDLDTMEDLVMTLLSYARLDEANIQPDWQSIELNAWLLEKYQGQVYPDFSVELVTYPTALKIKTDPKYLSMQVNNLLNNALRFGKAKIRLTLAVEEGATWLHVDDDGPGIDELESAQVIKPFVRGQHSRGNSGHGMGLAIVDRIGCWMNAPLRIGRSPELGGARMSLKFKAEV, translated from the coding sequence ATGAAGAAGTTGATGACTTCTCTGGTGTTGGTGGTGCTGGTGGCCATTGCGAGCCTAGGCTGGTCGATAAGCGAGTTTGCAACACTTTTAGACTCTGAAAAAGAAACGCCCAGTCCTGCAACTAACCTCGCCGCATTAAAACTACTGGGTGGCACACTGGCGCAAACGCTCGATAACGATAGCGTTAACAATCAAGGTTTTATCGCAAGCTGGAACCAGCTAAATTCAGAGCAGTTATCTTTAGCGAGTGAAGCCGATTTCGTTTTACCCTCTGCCCTAAAAACCGCTTTTTATGCCGGGGAATCACTGCTGCTGGAGTCCGATGACGGCATCTCCTTGCATTATTTACTGCCAAAAACGGGGAAGGTATTAAACATCAATACTGATATCGTCACGCCCACCGATGTCAGCTTTGACTTGAATAAGCTGTATACCATGCTTTTTTATGGCGGCGTGGTGCTGATTTTGTTGGTGTGGGTGTCGCCCTTGATCCGTCAACTGGTTAATCTCAGTAAGGCAACCCAAGCGTTTGGCATGGGGGAGTTGCAGCAGAGAATTCCTGTTAGAAAAACGTCGTACATAGGTGCTATTGAAAGCGAATTCAACCGCATGGCGGATCGTATTCAGCAATTGATCGATGACAATAAACTGCTCAGTCGAGCTGTTTCTCACGATTTAAAAACTCCGATCGCACGGCTAAGATTCGGCATTGAGGCGCTGGAAGAAACCCAAAGCGAACAGCTCAGAGTGAAGTATTTCCAGCGCTTGAACCGCGATCTAGACACGATGGAAGACTTGGTGATGACGTTGCTGAGTTATGCCCGCCTCGATGAAGCGAATATCCAGCCCGATTGGCAGTCGATTGAACTCAATGCTTGGCTACTCGAAAAGTATCAAGGCCAAGTGTACCCCGATTTTTCAGTTGAACTGGTTACCTATCCCACAGCACTCAAGATCAAGACAGATCCCAAGTACTTATCAATGCAGGTGAATAATTTGCTTAATAATGCGCTGCGTTTTGGTAAGGCAAAGATTCGGCTGACGTTGGCAGTCGAGGAGGGCGCGACCTGGTTACACGTTGACGATGACGGTCCAGGCATAGATGAACTGGAGTCTGCGCAGGTGATTAAGCCTTTTGTGCGTGGTCAGCACAGTCGTGGAAATTCCGGTCATGGCATGGGGTTGGCGATTGTCGACAGAATTGGTTGTTGGATGAATGCCCCATTACGTATTGGACGCTCCCCTGAGCTCGGTGGCGCTCGCATGTCACTAAAATTCAAGGCTGAAGTTTAA
- a CDS encoding Na(+)-translocating NADH-quinone reductase subunit A, which translates to MADFSNQIVTIKKGLDLPIAGEPRQVIELGAKPSQVAVLGEEFVGLKPTMLVEEGDWVQKGQALFEDKKTPGVLFTAPASGQVVAINRGERRILQSVVIRCDDGENRDGQISFEIHQDIAALARSTVQAQLVKSGLWTALRTRPFSRVPALDSTPAGIFVTAIDTNPLAADPRLIIAEQTEAFKAGLLVLSRLTEGKVYLCQDKGEAIVKEALPQLELRRFDGVHPAGLVGTHIHFILPVSLERQVWHIGYQDVIAYGKLFQTGELYTDRIVALGGPSVLNPRLLRTQLGAELSPLVSDDIKPGQNRVVSGSVLSGHTAVGVHDFLGRFHNQVSVLSEDAQHHVLSWVRGGSDKFSITRAVTSRLFGATKLFEFTTHQGGSARAMMAFGQLDRVMPLDILPTLLVRDLVVRDTDEAQALGALELDEEDLALCTFVCPGKYDFGKELRACLDVIEREG; encoded by the coding sequence ATGGCAGATTTTTCAAACCAAATTGTAACGATCAAAAAAGGCCTCGACTTGCCGATTGCTGGCGAGCCGCGACAGGTCATTGAACTCGGTGCTAAGCCATCCCAAGTGGCTGTTCTGGGTGAAGAATTCGTTGGGCTTAAGCCGACGATGTTGGTCGAAGAGGGCGATTGGGTTCAAAAGGGCCAAGCCCTGTTTGAAGATAAAAAAACACCGGGCGTGTTGTTCACTGCACCCGCTAGTGGCCAAGTCGTGGCGATTAACCGCGGCGAGCGCCGAATTCTACAATCGGTTGTCATTCGTTGTGATGACGGCGAAAACCGCGATGGACAGATTTCCTTCGAGATCCATCAAGACATCGCCGCTTTAGCAAGGTCAACCGTTCAGGCGCAATTAGTGAAAAGCGGTCTATGGACTGCACTGCGTACGCGGCCTTTCTCGCGCGTGCCTGCGCTCGATAGCACGCCCGCAGGGATTTTTGTTACCGCAATTGATACTAATCCACTGGCCGCCGATCCGCGTTTGATCATCGCCGAGCAAACCGAGGCTTTTAAAGCTGGCTTGCTGGTGTTGAGCCGCTTAACCGAGGGCAAGGTTTACCTGTGTCAGGATAAGGGCGAAGCTATTGTGAAAGAGGCATTGCCGCAACTTGAGCTGCGCCGTTTTGACGGGGTTCATCCTGCAGGTTTAGTCGGCACTCATATTCACTTTATTCTACCTGTGAGTTTAGAGCGTCAGGTATGGCATATCGGCTATCAAGACGTGATTGCCTACGGCAAGTTATTCCAAACCGGTGAGTTATATACCGACCGCATCGTCGCCTTAGGTGGCCCGAGCGTGCTAAATCCGCGTTTACTGCGCACTCAGTTGGGCGCCGAGTTAAGTCCTTTAGTCAGTGATGACATCAAACCCGGCCAAAACCGCGTGGTATCGGGCTCAGTGTTATCAGGCCATACGGCGGTTGGTGTGCATGACTTTTTAGGTCGATTCCACAACCAAGTGTCAGTGCTGAGCGAAGATGCGCAGCACCATGTGCTTTCTTGGGTACGGGGTGGCTCGGATAAATTCTCTATTACCCGAGCAGTGACATCACGTTTGTTTGGTGCCACTAAGCTGTTCGAATTCACTACCCATCAGGGCGGTTCAGCCCGCGCTATGATGGCCTTTGGTCAGCTAGATCGCGTGATGCCACTGGATATTTTACCCACTTTGCTCGTTCGAGACTTAGTGGTGCGTGATACCGATGAGGCGCAGGCCTTAGGTGCATTGGAGTTAGATGAAGAAGATCTGGCGCTGTGTACTTTTGTGTGTCCCGGCAAATATGACTTTGGTAAAGAATTACGTGCCTGTCTAGATGTTATCGAGAGGGAAGGTTAA
- the ompV gene encoding outer membrane protein OmpV: MKKLCFVITSVLMSSHALAESNTYIRNGNIYSHQDQFFAGAGVATGSQFYKGQDHQTGIYLNGGYHGEDFNADLSGINYRFLGTNDSAVNFSIFVVANPGFDANDADILTGMKDRKFSGDLGLNADIHLGTGTLSTKFQHDVTNVYDGFQADITYYHPINLGFGDLVPYAGVHYFSKDFANYYTGVTSSEATAQRPAYQADGTFAYKLGYALVIPVTKHLDITQATGYSHIAANMADSPLIDSSNQWVTTLGVSYSF; the protein is encoded by the coding sequence ATGAAAAAACTTTGCTTTGTAATCACAAGTGTTTTGATGTCGAGCCACGCGCTTGCTGAAAGCAATACCTACATTCGTAACGGTAATATCTATAGTCATCAAGATCAGTTCTTTGCTGGCGCAGGTGTTGCTACTGGCAGTCAATTTTATAAGGGTCAAGATCACCAAACAGGTATCTACCTCAATGGCGGCTACCACGGTGAGGACTTCAACGCCGATCTGTCCGGTATCAACTACCGCTTTTTAGGCACCAACGATAGTGCCGTCAACTTCAGCATTTTTGTGGTTGCCAATCCCGGCTTTGATGCCAATGACGCCGATATTTTAACTGGCATGAAGGATCGTAAATTCAGTGGCGATCTGGGTTTAAACGCCGACATTCATTTAGGCACAGGCACGTTATCAACCAAATTCCAACACGATGTAACAAATGTTTATGATGGTTTTCAAGCTGATATAACCTACTACCATCCAATAAATCTGGGCTTTGGGGATCTGGTGCCTTATGCAGGTGTGCACTATTTCAGTAAAGACTTCGCAAACTACTACACAGGTGTGACGTCATCTGAAGCAACGGCGCAGCGCCCTGCTTATCAAGCCGACGGCACCTTCGCCTATAAGCTGGGTTACGCTTTGGTTATTCCAGTCACTAAGCATTTAGACATTACTCAAGCCACTGGTTACTCGCACATAGCTGCCAACATGGCTGACTCTCCGCTAATCGACAGTAGCAACCAGTGGGTTACTACTCTTGGCGTGAGCTATAGCTTCTAA
- a CDS encoding DUF3019 domain-containing protein, translating into MKRFYLWLVLLNAPFFAWGQDDSVIFTATPERCIALHKGQTCYQDVLFRWQTPTSGEYCLILTDRQHQLICWSGKAMQEYQYSFEGDKTATFSLIRNDDVQPLAQVKVVVTWVYKAPKQSQSGWRLF; encoded by the coding sequence ATGAAGCGATTTTATTTATGGCTAGTGTTACTGAATGCGCCTTTTTTTGCTTGGGGTCAGGACGATTCGGTGATTTTTACTGCGACCCCAGAGCGCTGCATTGCGCTCCATAAAGGGCAAACTTGCTATCAAGATGTGTTGTTTCGATGGCAAACACCGACGAGCGGCGAGTACTGCCTCATACTGACAGACCGCCAACACCAGCTAATCTGCTGGAGCGGCAAAGCTATGCAAGAATATCAATATAGTTTTGAAGGCGATAAAACGGCGACCTTTAGTTTGATCCGTAATGATGATGTGCAACCACTGGCGCAGGTCAAAGTGGTAGTGACTTGGGTTTATAAGGCCCCTAAACAGAGTCAGTCAGGTTGGAGGTTATTCTAA